Proteins encoded together in one Gemmatimonadaceae bacterium window:
- a CDS encoding phosphoribosylanthranilate isomerase encodes MTVAVKICGLTRPDDAAQAVASGAAYLGAILAGGPRLLTFDQARHVLGPRRPGVQRAAVFGDQSDAEVLTIADALDLDVIQLHGARTPAAVRQLAEQSGRTVWPVLRVAGPALPPEAEALAAAAGHLVLDALVVGQLGGTGVALDWAGLAADVTALRRALPDGRIILAGGLRPSNVAMAIRLLSPDVVDVSSGVETAPGLKDGALVQQFVAAAHGAAETV; translated from the coding sequence ATGACCGTCGCCGTCAAGATCTGCGGTCTCACGCGCCCGGACGACGCCGCGCAGGCCGTCGCCAGTGGTGCGGCGTATCTCGGCGCGATCCTCGCCGGCGGCCCGCGGCTGCTGACGTTCGATCAGGCACGCCACGTCCTGGGACCGCGGCGGCCGGGGGTGCAACGCGCCGCGGTGTTCGGTGACCAGTCCGACGCAGAGGTGCTGACGATCGCAGACGCCCTCGACCTCGATGTCATTCAGCTCCACGGGGCGCGGACACCAGCCGCCGTTCGTCAGCTGGCCGAGCAGTCCGGACGCACGGTGTGGCCAGTCCTGCGGGTCGCCGGTCCGGCCCTGCCACCCGAGGCCGAAGCGCTGGCCGCCGCGGCTGGCCATCTGGTGCTCGATGCCCTCGTGGTCGGGCAGCTCGGCGGCACCGGCGTGGCGCTGGACTGGGCCGGGCTTGCCGCCGATGTCACCGCCCTGCGCCGGGCGCTTCCTGATGGGCGAATCATCTTGGCGGGGGGATTACGCCCGTCCAACGTCGCGATGGCGATCCGGTTGCTTTCGCCGGACGTCGTGGACGTATCTTCCGGTGTCGAAACCGCACCCGGTCTCAAGGACGGGGCGCTGGTCCAACAGTTCGTAGCAGCGGCGCATGGCGCCGCGGAGACGGTGTGA
- a CDS encoding indole-3-glycerol phosphate synthase TrpC, which produces MQGFFSSGPWTFPEGTLGALTREAHERAAAVVARLPELQARARDAARAAPFAPTLRGSRIRVIAEVKRASPSKGAIAPGLDAVEQARAYVAGGAAAISVLTEPTRFGGALEDLARVAAAVAVPAIRKDFLVHPVQLWEARAHGASAALLIVRALSPDELPRLMEAAAEAGLATLVEVRDEAELARALAVDAAVIGVNNRNLETLLIDPATAPRVIAQIPTRCVAVAESGMRTVDDVAPAAAAGADAILVGSAISASSDPAGDVRALAGVPRSTSARASS; this is translated from the coding sequence GTGCAAGGATTTTTTTCGTCGGGGCCCTGGACCTTCCCTGAAGGCACCCTCGGCGCCCTGACTCGCGAGGCCCACGAGCGGGCCGCGGCGGTGGTCGCCCGTCTCCCGGAGCTCCAGGCGCGCGCCCGCGATGCCGCCCGCGCCGCGCCGTTTGCCCCCACGCTCCGCGGCAGCCGGATCCGCGTGATCGCCGAGGTCAAGCGAGCCTCGCCGTCCAAGGGGGCCATCGCCCCCGGACTCGACGCGGTCGAGCAGGCCCGAGCCTACGTGGCCGGCGGCGCCGCGGCGATCTCCGTGCTCACCGAGCCCACGCGGTTTGGCGGCGCCCTCGAGGATCTGGCACGCGTCGCGGCCGCCGTGGCCGTCCCCGCCATCCGCAAGGATTTCCTCGTCCATCCGGTCCAGCTCTGGGAGGCCCGTGCCCATGGGGCCTCGGCGGCGCTGCTCATCGTGCGCGCCCTGAGTCCGGACGAACTGCCGCGCCTGATGGAGGCGGCCGCCGAGGCAGGGCTCGCCACGCTCGTGGAGGTGCGCGACGAGGCCGAGCTCGCTCGCGCGCTCGCCGTGGATGCCGCCGTCATCGGCGTCAACAATCGCAATCTCGAAACGCTGCTCATCGATCCGGCCACCGCGCCCCGCGTGATCGCGCAGATCCCCACCCGCTGCGTGGCGGTCGCCGAGAGTGGCATGCGCACGGTGGACGACGTCGCGCCGGCCGCGGCGGCGGGTGCCGATGCGATTCTCGTCGGGAGCGCGATTTCGGCGTCGAGTGATCCGGCGGGAGATGTGCGCGCGCTCGCGGGCGTGCCGCGCTCGACGAGCGCCCGCGCCTCCTCGTGA
- the lexA gene encoding transcriptional repressor LexA, giving the protein MPLTKRQREILSFLSEYNEANGYAPSFEEIASQFNYNSLATVHEHLTNLERKGYIKRSYNESRAIEILPSEMYQRAVELPLLGSVAAGAPIEAMHAGETMAVPDGFLRKSGSHYVLRVRGDSMIEEHIRDGDYVVINDKQAADNGEMVIALLDGAGATVKRYYRERDGRIRLQPANETMQPLFVHEDDVRIQGIVVGVLRRY; this is encoded by the coding sequence ATGCCGCTTACGAAGCGACAGCGGGAGATTCTGAGTTTCCTGTCGGAGTACAACGAGGCGAACGGCTATGCCCCGAGCTTCGAAGAGATCGCCTCGCAGTTCAACTATAACTCGCTGGCGACGGTGCACGAACATCTCACGAATCTCGAACGCAAGGGGTACATCAAGCGCTCGTACAACGAGAGTCGTGCCATCGAAATTCTGCCCTCGGAGATGTACCAGCGCGCGGTGGAACTGCCGTTGTTGGGCAGCGTCGCGGCCGGTGCGCCGATCGAAGCGATGCACGCCGGCGAAACCATGGCGGTGCCCGATGGGTTCCTGCGAAAGAGCGGCAGCCACTATGTGCTGCGCGTTCGCGGCGACTCCATGATCGAGGAGCACATCCGCGACGGCGACTACGTCGTGATCAACGACAAGCAGGCGGCGGACAACGGTGAAATGGTCATCGCCCTGCTCGACGGCGCCGGGGCCACGGTCAAGCGCTACTACCGGGAGCGGGATGGCCGCATTCGGCTGCAGCCGGCCAACGAGACGATGCAGCCCCTGTTCGTCCACGAAGACGACGTCCGCATCCAGGGGATCGTCGTGGGCGTGCTGCGACGTTACTGA
- the trpD gene encoding anthranilate phosphoribosyltransferase codes for MSGEPGAEALARVIRALALREPVTGAALQQAFGVIMRGEGTSAQVAALLMALRVKGETAEEVAAVVRALREAMIVLPADAPGDLVDTCGTGGGALTTFNISTAAALLAAGMGVRVAKHGNRSFTSKSGSADVLEALGVAIDQPPASMARTLREAGIVFMFAPLMHPALRHVGPVRRELAIPTVMNIVGPLANPARVGRQVVGVAERGRLTLIADALAELGAARAMVVHGEPGMDEVSPLGLTAVREAVHGAMREWTIDPADFGYEDIALTELAGGDPAQNAALVTQVLQGDGPRGAQAAVVLNAAAALYVSRDDIAYGDAVSTARDALRAGAGYTALERLRAASHGPDTAQ; via the coding sequence ATGTCCGGTGAGCCGGGCGCCGAGGCGCTCGCACGCGTCATTCGCGCGCTCGCCCTGCGGGAACCCGTGACCGGTGCGGCGCTACAGCAGGCCTTTGGCGTGATCATGCGGGGCGAAGGGACGTCCGCGCAGGTCGCGGCGCTGCTGATGGCGCTGCGCGTCAAAGGCGAAACCGCTGAGGAGGTCGCGGCCGTCGTGCGGGCGCTGCGGGAGGCGATGATCGTCCTTCCGGCCGACGCCCCAGGCGACCTGGTGGATACCTGCGGCACCGGCGGTGGCGCGCTCACCACCTTCAACATCTCCACCGCCGCGGCACTGCTGGCGGCCGGCATGGGGGTGCGGGTGGCGAAGCACGGCAACCGCTCTTTCACGAGCAAGTCCGGCAGCGCCGACGTGCTCGAGGCGCTGGGGGTCGCCATCGATCAGCCGCCGGCGAGCATGGCCCGCACGCTGCGCGAAGCCGGGATCGTGTTCATGTTCGCGCCGCTCATGCATCCGGCGCTCCGGCATGTTGGCCCGGTCCGTCGCGAACTGGCCATTCCCACCGTGATGAACATCGTCGGCCCGCTCGCGAACCCCGCCCGCGTCGGCCGTCAGGTCGTCGGCGTGGCGGAACGGGGGCGCCTCACGCTGATCGCCGATGCCCTGGCGGAGCTGGGCGCCGCGCGGGCGATGGTGGTGCACGGGGAGCCGGGCATGGACGAAGTGTCGCCCCTCGGGCTCACCGCGGTGCGCGAAGCGGTGCACGGCGCGATGCGCGAGTGGACGATCGACCCGGCGGACTTCGGGTACGAGGACATCGCCCTGACGGAGCTCGCGGGCGGCGATCCGGCACAGAACGCGGCGCTGGTGACACAGGTGCTGCAGGGTGACGGACCGCGCGGCGCGCAGGCGGCGGTGGTGCTCAACGCCGCGGCGGCGCTCTATGTGAGTCGCGATGACATTGCCTACGGTGACGCGGTGAGCACCGCCCGCGATGCGTTACGCGCGGGGGCAGGGTATACCGCGCTTGAACGGCTCCGGGCCGCCTCGCACGGCCCGGATACCGCTCAGTAA
- a CDS encoding GAF domain-containing protein, whose amino-acid sequence MAPRSLSSLAHSLATVADIDGALVALGEAVADLDRGAQLALIGYDARRDMLHERLAPAGATVAKSTLETTFDHLPEGVRTKILSGGPFHDVLDRSADYPRLFGFTTSMDGGVLAVRGLKVEGVLGAVLALYEPRKIFGTRTTERLAPSVALFDLAYARLAERDAREEAVRTLEDVTQRVHGEYVRRLAALEGELRAARNTPLQSGSIEPAEALTLRAEAARATEEARRSGRKAELAERQLASAVAQLEQSHIELHRRSEALRQRSRTLYLLDRALTLNAETSDARMLVDGLLALVGDDMQAQRCSLMLRAPEPDHLYLAAARGIAPNIVEGMRIRVGEGVAGRVAAARQPLLVQDVREASQHPLLRDQYFTTGSFISFPLVYHDELVGVVNLTNRAQRGTYTDEDVERVRLLGLIIALIATRAQLPERLLESLNVR is encoded by the coding sequence ATGGCTCCCCGCTCCCTTTCCTCGCTCGCGCACTCGCTCGCCACCGTCGCCGATATCGACGGGGCGTTGGTCGCGCTCGGTGAAGCGGTGGCCGACCTCGACCGGGGCGCCCAGCTCGCCCTGATCGGCTATGACGCCCGGCGCGACATGCTGCACGAGCGGCTCGCGCCCGCGGGTGCGACGGTCGCCAAGAGCACGCTCGAAACGACCTTCGACCACCTCCCGGAGGGGGTGCGGACGAAGATTCTGAGCGGTGGGCCCTTCCACGACGTGCTCGACCGGTCGGCCGATTATCCCCGGCTCTTCGGATTCACGACGTCGATGGACGGCGGGGTGCTCGCGGTGCGTGGGCTCAAGGTCGAAGGCGTGTTGGGGGCCGTTCTGGCGCTCTACGAGCCGCGCAAGATCTTCGGCACCCGCACCACTGAGCGGCTCGCCCCGTCCGTGGCACTCTTTGACCTCGCGTATGCACGCCTCGCCGAACGCGACGCCCGCGAGGAAGCGGTGCGCACGCTGGAAGACGTGACCCAGCGGGTGCACGGGGAGTACGTCCGCCGGCTGGCGGCCCTCGAAGGCGAGCTGCGCGCCGCGCGCAATACCCCGCTGCAGAGTGGCTCGATCGAACCGGCCGAAGCGCTGACCCTCCGGGCCGAGGCCGCGCGCGCCACCGAGGAAGCGCGACGGTCCGGTCGCAAGGCTGAGCTCGCCGAGCGGCAGCTGGCGAGCGCGGTGGCCCAGCTCGAGCAGTCGCACATCGAACTGCATCGGCGGAGCGAAGCGCTGCGCCAGCGCTCGCGCACGCTCTATCTACTCGATCGTGCGCTGACCCTGAACGCCGAAACCAGCGATGCCCGTATGCTGGTCGACGGGCTGCTGGCGCTTGTCGGCGACGACATGCAGGCGCAGCGCTGTTCACTGATGCTGCGCGCGCCCGAGCCGGATCATCTCTATCTCGCCGCCGCGCGCGGGATCGCGCCGAACATCGTGGAAGGCATGCGCATTCGCGTGGGTGAAGGCGTCGCCGGCCGTGTGGCGGCCGCACGGCAGCCGTTGCTCGTGCAGGATGTGCGCGAAGCGTCGCAACATCCGCTCTTGCGCGATCAGTACTTCACCACCGGCAGCTTCATCAGCTTCCCGCTGGTGTACCACGACGAGTTGGTGGGCGTCGTGAACCTGACCAATCGCGCGCAGCGCGGGACGTACACCGATGAGGACGTGGAGCGCGTGCGGTTGCTCGGTCTCATCATCGCGCTGATTGCGACCCGCGCCCAGCTCCCCGAACGGTTGTTGGAGAGCCTGAATGTCCGGTGA
- the truA gene encoding tRNA pseudouridine(38-40) synthase TruA yields the protein MDPRPILLVTQYDGGAFAGWQRQPDVPTVQGEMEAVLARLCGTHIPAIGAGRTDAGVHAHGQGVGVRVPEKWTPEALRRAMNALLPDGIWVASAHRMAADFHPRYSATARRYGYLVGTNEEACSPFRRRYEWFVRRPLEADALHAEAASLLGEHTFRAFAVAHTAPIDDHHRCVIQHAAWVPRDGGWVFEVAANRFLHHMVRFLVGTMIDVALGRRPRGTIARLLVAPDNADTSPPAPAHGLSLRAVTYPATCFAGDA from the coding sequence ATGGACCCGCGACCGATCCTTCTGGTAACCCAGTACGACGGGGGGGCGTTCGCCGGCTGGCAACGACAGCCCGACGTCCCCACCGTGCAGGGGGAGATGGAGGCGGTGCTCGCCCGACTCTGTGGCACGCACATTCCGGCCATCGGGGCCGGCCGGACCGATGCGGGGGTACACGCCCACGGGCAGGGGGTCGGGGTCCGGGTCCCGGAAAAGTGGACGCCCGAGGCGCTTCGGCGCGCCATGAATGCCCTGCTCCCCGATGGGATCTGGGTCGCGTCGGCCCATCGGATGGCGGCGGATTTTCATCCGCGCTACAGCGCAACCGCCCGCCGATATGGTTATCTTGTGGGCACGAACGAGGAGGCCTGTTCGCCTTTCCGGCGGCGGTACGAATGGTTCGTGCGTCGCCCGTTGGAGGCGGACGCGTTGCACGCCGAGGCCGCGAGCCTGCTGGGCGAGCACACGTTCCGCGCCTTTGCCGTTGCTCACACGGCGCCGATCGATGATCACCACCGCTGCGTGATTCAGCACGCGGCCTGGGTGCCTCGCGACGGCGGCTGGGTGTTCGAAGTTGCGGCAAACCGCTTTCTCCATCACATGGTGCGATTTCTGGTCGGGACGATGATCGACGTGGCGCTTGGGCGCCGACCGCGCGGCACGATCGCGCGGCTCCTCGTGGCACCCGACAACGCCGACACGTCACCGCCGGCTCCGGCGCATGGCCTGTCGCTGCGCGCCGTCACCTACCCCGCGACGTGTTTCGCGGGGGATGCGTGA